One genomic region from Spirulina subsalsa PCC 9445 encodes:
- the tsaB gene encoding tRNA (adenosine(37)-N6)-threonylcarbamoyltransferase complex dimerization subunit type 1 TsaB: protein MSGISSEVGYGLALHTCGSELGLAIASLDHQAPIRFQVWDLGRELSSHLHEFLQSFLPPQTWSDLTFLAVAIGPGSFTSTRIGVVTARTLAQQLNLPLFPVSSLAASAWDIRGEVPPHTPIAVQQVARREQYFVAVYQPLLSGLETLLADVAMTHPQWQETRAQLPHPHHLLEIAEPSGKSVISVFNLARLAYNQGKRPHWSETLPFYGQHPVEGRE, encoded by the coding sequence ATGTCGGGTATTTCCTCTGAGGTGGGGTATGGTTTGGCGCTCCATACTTGTGGGTCGGAATTGGGATTGGCGATCGCATCTTTAGATCATCAGGCCCCAATCCGGTTTCAGGTCTGGGATTTGGGGCGGGAGTTATCCAGTCATCTCCACGAGTTTCTACAATCCTTTCTCCCCCCTCAAACTTGGTCAGATTTAACCTTTTTGGCGGTGGCCATTGGGCCGGGCAGTTTCACTAGCACTCGGATTGGGGTGGTAACAGCGCGCACCTTAGCCCAGCAGTTAAACCTCCCTCTGTTCCCCGTCTCTAGTTTAGCAGCCAGTGCTTGGGATATTCGGGGCGAAGTTCCCCCCCATACTCCCATCGCGGTTCAACAAGTCGCCCGACGAGAGCAGTATTTTGTAGCGGTGTATCAGCCCCTACTCTCCGGTTTAGAAACCCTTCTGGCTGATGTCGCCATGACTCACCCCCAATGGCAGGAAACCCGCGCCCAACTGCCCCACCCTCACCACCTCCTCGAAATCGCGGAGCCCTCGGGAAAGAGTGTGATCAGTGTGTTTAACCTAGCCCGATTAGCCTATAACCAAGGGAAGCGCCCCCACTGGTCAGAAACCCTGCCTTTTTATGGACAGCATCCTGTTGAGGGCAGGGAATAG